Sequence from the Meiothermus sp. CFH 77666 genome:
GCCCGCGCCCTACCTAAAGCCGCTGCTGGACGGGGTGAACAGCATCGGCTCGAGGGCCCAGCCCTCCATGGAGGCCATCCTCTTGGCTCGGCCCGACCTGATCATCGCCGACGCCTTCGTGCACAAAGACCTCATCCCCCAGTTCCAGAAGATCGCCCCCACCGTGGCCTTCCACTCCCGCCGGGGCAGCTACGACGACCTGATGCAGCAGGTGCTCTTGATTGGCCGGATGCTGGGCAAGGAGAAGCTGGCCCGCACACTCTTCGCCGACCAGGCCAGCCTGCTGGCCAAGGCCCGCTCCTTCGCCAACCCCCGCGCCGGTGGCCTGGTGGCGGCGGTGGCCACGCCCACCTCGCTCACCCTGCACTCTACCGAGAGCTTCATCGGCAGCTTCTTGGAGCGGCTGGGCCGCAAGAACCTGGTCAGGCCTCAGAACGGCCAGAGCCAGTTTGAGGTCTCGCTCGAGGGCCTCGTAGCCCTCAACCCGCCCACCCTGGTGCTCTTCACCGCCAAGGACGAGAACCCCATCACCCGCGAGTGGGCTAAGAACCCCCTGTGGCAAAACATCGAGGCCGTTCGGCGGGGCCGGGTCTGGGAATTCGACCGTGACCTCTGGACCCGCAGCCGCGGTCCCCTGGCGCTGAAGCTCATCGTGGCCGAGTGCATCGACAGCGGCCTGCTGGCCGACCGGGCTCTCTCGAGGTGAAGCATGCGACGAACCCTGCTCAAACCCATCCTCTCCACCCAAATCCTCATTGCTTCCTGCCTGGCGGCGCTGGCCTTCGCCCTGGGCCAGCCTGCCTCCGCCCAGTCCTGCACGGGCCGCCTGGTCAAGCACGCCATGGGCACGAGCTGCGTCCCCAAGGTGCCCAAGCGCGTGGTGGTGCTGGACACCGGCGAACTGGACAGCGCCCTGGCCCTGGGTGTCAAGCCGGTAGGCGCGGTGACGCCCGCTGGCCAGCCCTTCCAGGCTTACCTGGGCAACCTCACCCAGGGCATCGAGGTGGTGGGAACCGTCCAGCAGCCCAGTTTGGAGAGGATCCTGGCCCTGAGGCCCGACCTGATCCTCACCAGCAAGCTGCGCCACGGCCAGCTCTACGACCAGCTCTCGCGCATTGCGCCCACGGTGATGGCCGAGACGGTGGGCGTGGTCTGGAAGGAGAACCTCCTGCTGGCGGGCGAGGCTTTGGGACGCAGCGCCCAGGCCAAAGTCCTGTTGGCGCAATACGAGCGGCGGGCCGGGCAATTGCGCAACCGGCTCGGAGGCCGAGGCCGGCTGCCTACGGTGAGCATCCTGCGCTTCACGCCGGGCCAGATCCGCAGCATGAACCGGGCCAACTACATCGGCACCATCCTCGCCGACGTGGGCCTTCCGCGCCCGGCTTTCCAGAGCAAGGACACCTTCGCCGATTACATCTCCCTCGAGCGCCTGCCAGACCTCGACGCCGACTACCTGTTTTACGCCACCTACGGCGACCCCGCCCAGACCGACCAGGCCTTCGTGCTCGCGAGCCCACTGTGGAAGGGCCTGAAGGCCGTGCAGAATGGCCGGGCCATCGCGGTGAGCGACGACGTCTGGTTCCTGGCCATCGGAGTATTGGGTGCGAACCGGGTGCTGGATGACCTCGAAAAGTACCTGCTCGCCGGTAAGTGATGGGTGCAGCGTAAACATGCCCGGGAGGGAAAAGGTGAGGCAACTCGCTTTGATCTCTTTGGTGATTGCAGGTATCGGCCCAGCCAAACCCTTGACCATCCGGCATGATGTGGGCGAGACGGCAATCCCACGAAAGCCCGGGCGGGTGCTCAAGCAAACCCGCGTGCCCCTCTGCCGCTATGAGCTCGACCTACAAGAGCCCCAGGGGGGTTCCTTGACAGCCCCAGCCCGGACATGGGTGGGAGAAATGGGTAAAGGAGTCAAACCATGACGGATGTCGCTCTTGTCCACACCGAGGCCTGCCTGACGATTGCCCGCTCTCCCGCAGAAGTTTGGGCGGTGCTGAGCGACTTTCACCGTGCGCCGTTATGGATCAAGAACACCCTGCTAAAGCTCGAGGGGGAGCTTCGCGAGGGAGCCGAGCTGTACTTTAGCTTTCCCAAACACCCTCGTTTTCCCGGCAGGCTGACCCGGCTGAGACCCCTGGAGGAGTTTGGGATTAGCTTCGCCACCCGCGATTTCGTCTTCACCTTGCGGGAGCTGAGCCCCAACCAGACCGAGGTCTGCGTTAGCCTACAAACCCCGGTATACCCCCGCTTTGGCTCCGAGCAGACGGAGCGGGGTAACCTCAAGATTTGCCAAGCCATGCTGCGCCAGTTGCAAGGCGTTGTCGAGGGGGAAAAGCATGTGTAAAGGTAGCCGGACGCTAAGCAGGATCAGTCCGCACCGATTTATCGCCCAGTGCGACTGCTGTGGGGGAATCGTTCACTTGGCCTGGGACAACCTGACGCTGGCTCTTTCGCCTCAAGATTTCCGGCGGCTCAATGAGTTTTTCACCCATCACGCTGAGCCACCCAAAGTCCAAGAAGAAGGGGTTGAGGTAGTGCTGCACCAAAGTGGAGCTACTTCTTCTGTAAGCGTTCGGCTTTGGATTGGCAATGTGGGGTTGCGCCTCGAGCGGCTGGCTTGGGGGGAGCTGCGGCATCTGTGCTTTTTGGCTAGCCAAACGCTGGAGCTGCCTGAGCTACGGTCTGAAACCCCTACTGCGCGGCCACGCCAACTCAACTGAAAGGATCTTGACGATGTCCGAGATTGGAGTGTTCTACGGTAGCACCTACGGCAACACTGCCAACGCGGCAGCGAAGATTGCTGCACACCTCGAGCGCCTGCTGGGACAGCCAATTCCCCCGCAGGATATCGCCCAGGTGGACCTCAAGACTCTCGAGGGCTACGACAAGTTGTTGTTGGGTTGTTCGACCTGGAATATAGGCGAGTTGCAATACGACTGGGAGGTTTTATACAGACAGCTGGATACGCTTGATCTCAACGGCAAGCAAGTCGCCCTATTCGGCTGCGGCGATCAGCTCGGTTATCCGGATAGCTTCCAGGATGCCTTGGGGATTCTGGGGGAGAAGCTCGAGGAGCGCGGAGCCAGCCTGGTTGGGCTATGGCCGGTGGCTGGCTACGAGCATACCCGTTCGCTGGGGCAGCGTGGGGAGTTTTTTTTAGGGCTAGCCCTCGATGAGGACAACCAGGCCCACCTTAGTGAGGGGCGCATCGCACGCTGGGTAGAGCGGGTACTCGAGGAGTTCGGGTTGTTGATGAAGGTGGATGGATAGTTCTAGGTGAGCAGAAAGGAGTTTGTTGTGAACAATCGCATCGTTGTTACCGTTTTTTCTATGATCGTCGGCCTGGGCCTAGCCCAACCCCTGACTATCCGGCATGACGAGGGCACGACGGTGGTTCCTAAAGAGCCCCAGCGCGTGGTGGTAATGGACGAGGAGGCGCTGGGCTGGCTGGCCGCGATCGGCGTCGCCGATCGCATCGTGGGCCTGGGTAGCGCGTACCTAAGCCCGGCCGACGTCGAGGGCGGGAGGATCAAGCCGGAGGTTTTGCGGAAGGGGTTCTTGGCCCGCGCGAGGTTGAACAACCCCACCTACGTGGGCTCCTGGCTCGAGCCCAGCCTCGAGACCGTGCTGGCCCTCAAGCCCGACCTCATCGTGCGCCTGACCTGGAAGGGCAACCAGAACTACGACAAGCTCAGTCGGATTGCCCCCACCATCGGTTACGAGGAGGGCGGGGAGGGGTTCTGGCAGAAGGGCCTGAGGGACCTGGGCCGCATCTTTGGCCGCAGCGCCGAGGCCGAGCGCGTCATCGAGCAGGTCAGGGCCACCAACCGGGCCAACGCGGCTAGGCTGCGGGCCGCCGGGGTGTTCGAGAAGTACCCCAAGGTCGTGGTGGTGGCCCCCTTCGCCGGCGGGAGCAACTGGGTTTACACTGCTGTGCGTCTGATCCCCGACCTGCGCGAGCTGGGCTTCAAGGATGGCTTCACCCCCAAGGAAGTCACCCTCGGGGTGGGGGCCCAGATCAGCGATGAGGCGCTGGTTTCGCTGGACCGGCAAACCCTGGTGGTGGTCTTCCCGCCGGGCGGCAAGTACAACGGGGCCGAGGCCTTCTACGCCAGCCCTGTCGGCCAGAAGCTCAAGGAGCAGAGCATCCTCTACCTGCCGGAGGACTATAGCCCCTACAGCGGGCCGTTGGTCAGCATTCGCAACTCCAACGAGCTGACCCGGATGATCCTCGAGAAGCTCCGGCGTGAACGGTGAGGCTGGGGGGGGAACGACCATGATGATTTCCGAAGCCCTTGCCGGCTTGCTCAACCAGCAGATCGTCCAGGAGTTCCGCGCCTCCCAGGTCTACCTGGGCATGAGCGTCTATTGCACCGGGCTCAACCTCGACGGGTGGACGGGCTTCTTCGAGCGCCAGTCCCAGGAGGAGCGCGAGCACGCGCTGAAGATTGTGCGCTTCCTGAGCGAGGCTGGCGCCCCAGTCTCAATCGAGGCCGTACCCGGTGCCGCCACGCGCTACGGCAGCCTTCTCGAGGCCGTTTCCAAGTCGCTGGAGTATGAGCGAAAAGTCTCGGACAGCTTCCGCATCATGGCCAAAGTGGCCCAGGAGCACCACGACCACACTGGCTACGGCTTTCTGCAGTGGTTCCTGGGGGAACAGATCGAGGAGGAGAACATCTTCGCCCGCCTCGAGGCTGTCCTGGAGAGCAGCCTCAACCCCTTCCAGGCCGAAACCCTCCCGCCCAAGGAATAAGACCGCGCCGGGACGCCCTCATGACCGAGCCCTGCGACACCCGCTTTTGCTCCTTGTTCGCCCGTTCCCAGGGTGAGCAGCCCATAGGGAATGCGCCCCAGACCCAGCAGTTCCTGGTGGTGGAAGTCCCGACCCCCTGGCCGCGCAACTTCCTCGAGGCGCCCACCCTGCCTCAGGGTCTGGGGGTGCTGCTGCGACGGGCTTACGAGGTTAAGATCGACTTCGTCCTGGTCGGGGTGGTGCCCGACGAGGAATACAGCCAGCCAGGCCTGACCCGCGTGATGTGGTTCCGGCGGCCCGCAGCGGTCTTCGCGCGGTTTGAACGCAGGGAGTGGCAGCTTCCCACCCCGCGGGTTGCGGCGCTATGCGAGGCCCTACTGTTCGGAGGCGGGCTGGATGATTTTGAGCTGTACCGCTCGAGCTTCAGCGGGCGCGACCTACTGGTGTGCACCCACGGCACGGTGGATGTGTGCTGCGCGAACTTCGGCTACCCCGTCTACCGCGAGCTGCGTGAGCGCTACGGGGGCCCCGAGCTGCGGTTGTGGCACTGTACGCACTTTGGCGGGCACCGCTTTGCCCCCACGCTCCTCGACCTGCCCACCGGGCACTACTGGGGCTTCATCGGGTCTGATGATCTGGACAACCTGGTGTTTCGGAACCGGCCCGTGTTCGCGGGCAAGCTGCGCGGCTGGAGCGGGCTGGACTGCTTCTGGCAGATGGCGGACGGGTACTTGCTGGAACGCGAGGGCTGGGGCTGGCTGGACTGCCCGCGGGAGAGTTGCGTGATTCGGGTTGAGGGAGGCGAAGGGGTGATGGGCCTGGAGTGGGGAGCCTACACCCCTATCCAGCACCCCGACCCGCCCGAGCGGGCGTGGGTGCAGCACACCTGCCACCCCCCGGACGGGGGAAAAGGCGTCTACGAAGTCCTGATCGAGCGGGCCGGGGTGTTGCAGACCGTGGGGCAGTCGGGGGGCGAGGCCAGAACCGTCAACCAGTACCGCGTTCGCGAGGTGCGGGAGGCGAGCAACTACTCCAAGCATTCGGCATTCGCTCTTCAGCGTTCAACGGGTGACGACTCCTTATGACCCACCGCAAGTTTTTGCCCTCCCTCACGCTCCTTCTCCTCCTGGCCCTGGCCCTGCTCTTGATCATGCTGATATCGGTCGGGGTCGGGGCAATCCGGATGAACATGCTCGAGGTTCTCCAGGCCCTCGCCGGTTCCGCCGACGCGACCCACACCCGCATCCTCTACGAGCTGCGGCTGCCGCGCATAGGCGTAGGGGCCTTGTGTGGGGCCATGTTCGCGGCATCAGGAGCGATCCTGCAGGGTGTGGTGCGCAACCCGCTGGCCTCGCCCGACGTCGTGGGGGTGGGGGCGGGAGCGGGCCTGGCGGCGGTCGTCACGCTGATCCTCTTCCCGGCAGCCCCGCTATGGGCACTGCCCGCTGGGGCCTTCGCCGGGGCGGGGGTGAGCTTCGCCTTGGTGTACCTGCTCGCGCGTCGCGCGGGTGAGGTGGCTCCGGTGCGGGTCGCCCTCATCGGCATCGCGGTGGCCGCCGCCCTCACCAGCTTCCAGCAACTCATCCTCATCCGCGCTCCCGACGACATCGGGCGGGCCCTGAGCTTCCTGGTGGGTACCGTCTACGGGGCCGACTGGGAGCGGCTTTTGCGGATTCTGCCATGGGCGGCGCTGCTTCTGCCGTCGAGCTGGCTGCTGTGGCGGCGCTTCGACGTGCTGGCCTTGGGCGACCAGTTGGCCAGGGGGCTGGGGATGCGCCTCGAGTTTGCCCGCCTGGTCGCCCTGGCGCTGGCGGTGGGGCTGGCAGGCGTGGCTGTCACCGGCGCGGGGGTTCTGGGCTTCGTGGGCCTGATCGCCCCCCACATGGCGCGGCTTCTGGCCGGGCCCAGCTTCGCCCGCCTGCTGCCGGCTTCCATGTTGCTGGGGGCGATGCTGGTGGTGGGGGCCGACGCGCTGGGGCGCGGCCTGGTTCCCCCGGTCGAAGTCCCTGCGGGCATCGTCACCACCCTCCTGGGCGCACCCTACTTCCTGTGGCTCCTGCGGCGTACGGGCGGAATCAGGCGCTAGGAAAGCAAGCCATGAAACTTCAGACCCGATCCCTCCACCTCGGCTACGAGAACCGCCTCGTGGTCAAAGGGCTCGACCTCGAGCTCCCCTCCGGCAAGATCACCACCTTCATCGGCCCCAACGGCTCGGGCAAGTCCACACTGCTGCGCTCGCTGGCCCGGCTCCTGAAGCCCCGGCAGGGCAGCGTGCTTTTGGACGGCAAGGCCATCCACCGCCTGCCCACCAAGGAGGTAGCCCGCCGGCTTGCCATCCTGGTGCAGGGGCCACAAGCCCCCGAGGGTCTTACGGTGGAGGCCCTGGCCTGGTTCGGGCGCTACCCTCACCAGGGCTTCTTCGCCCAGCGCACCGAGGCCGACCGCGCCATCGTCGAGCGCGCCCTTCAGCAGACCGGCATGGTGGTCTTCCGCGACCGGCCCCTCGAGACCCTCTCCGGAGGGCAGCGTCAGCGGGCCTGGATCGCCATGGCCTTAGCCCAGGACACCCCGGTGGTGCTGCTGGACGAGCCTACCACCTTCCTCGACCTCTCCCACCAGCTCGAGGTCATCCACCTCCTACAGCGGCTCAACCGCGAGCAGGGCAAGACCATCGTGATGGTGCTGCACGACCTCAACCAGGCCGCGCGCTACTCCCACGAGCTGGTGGTGATCGACGGGGGGGAGGTGGTGGCCCAGGGCCAGCCCACCGAGGTCATCACCCACGACTTGCTGCGCCAGGTCTTTGGGCTCGAGGCCCACATCACCCTCGACCCCGACACCCTCACGCCCCACGTCATCCCCTACGGGCTTTCCCGGCGCTCCTGAACATTCCGGGGTGTGGGGCGGCAGTCCCTGACCAAACCGTAGTTTGGTTGGTCGGGGATGTTAGCCCCACGCCGCCTAAAGCGGCTTCGTGGGGCTTGCGTTGGCCCTGGATGTACTGTTTGAGCACCTCCAAAGGCGCGCCGCCCGCCGTCAGAATGGCGTAGGAACCTGACCACAGCACCCGTTTGCGGTAGAACTTGCTGAGGTGTTCGGGGTGGTTCTTGCGGATGGCGCGGCTGGTGACGGTCTTGAGGTTGTTAACGAACCTGGCGGGCTCCACGGTGGGAGTGGCCTCGAACAGCAGGTGGACGTGGTCGGCCTCGCCGGAGAACTCCACCATCTCACAACCCCACTGCTGGCACACCTGGGCGACCTTTCTCCCGCAACTCCTCCAACATGACCCTGGTCAGACACTTTCGCCGGTATTTGGTAACCAGAACCAAATGATACGAGAGGCGAAAAGCCCGGCTTTCCCCGCTACAAAAGCCACAAGCGCTTCGTGGGCTTCTGCTACCCCGACCGGGCTGGATGGAAGTTCGAGCGGGGGCCGAACAGCAAACACGGGGTGCTGCACCTCTCCAACCTGGGGGCTATCAAGGCCAGGGGCAAACCCCGTCAGTAGGGCGAGCCCCGTCTACCCCTCGGAACCAGGGGGCGGGGAGGGGCTGAGGTCTGGCCTCGTTGAACCGCGAAACCCCGACCATACCGTGATAGCGGTTGGTCGCGGGTAGTTCATTGGTTGATAACCAGGCTTTTATCATATTCTGCATGAAGACGACCATACAGATTCCCAGCCCGATTCCCTACCTGATGGAAGTACCCGATCTGCGAGCCCACAACACCACCTACGATTGGCGCTTGTTGTTCATGCTGGTGCTGATGGGGCTGGGGAGTGGACACACCAACCTGCTGGCGATTGCCCAGTGGGTGCAGGATCAACGGGATTGGCTGCTCAGCCTGGGCCTGGGTCGGCGGGCTAGTGGTCGGGCCCTGCCGGCACAGGCCACCCTCTATCGGTTTGTGTGGGCTTTGGAGCAATATGCCGCTGCCGCTACCCTGGCCCGCCTCAGCCGGGGCCACTGGGCCATCGAGAACCGGCTGCACCACAAGCGGGATGTGGCGCTTGGAGAGGATGCCTGTGGCTCTGGCTGCCCTGCGCAACCTGCTCCTGGGCTTCCTTCATCAAAAGGGCGCCCCTGTGTTGCGCAACCTCCGTCGCTTCGCCGTCAATCCTATGCCCCTGTATCGGTGGTTATCGGGGTACGGGTGTATATGATAAGAGCCTGACGATCCTGGCTTACATCATCATGTTTGTAGCCGCGGTCTTCCTGATAGTGTTCGTAATCGGCTACATACTGCTGTTGCTTGACGCCGACTACATTGAAATCTACAAGGGCGTCTGGGTCTCCACGAAAGACTACGACTGAGCCCGTACAGTAGCTCGAGATAGGCACCGGCAGCGGTGCCTATTTTGCTTGCCCTGGCAGGCAGGCAATTCTTACACCCATGTATCCAGATGGGTGTAAGGTCGTGGCGTATTTCTGTTCGTGGTCAACGACGCCAAAGCCAGAAATGTACCGCTCTCTTACGAGAGAGGAAATCACCACCCCCGAACCTGGGTTCGGGGGTGTTTTCCAGATGTGCTCAGGTGTAGTGCTTCACGAAAACGATACCACTTTTTTCGCTTCCTCGATCACTTCCATCGGTGTCTTGTACCCCAGAGCCTGATGAGGCCGCTGGGTGTTGTAGAAGTGACGATACCGCGCTGCCAGGTGCTGTAGCTCTTCCAGACTCTCCACCTCCTCAAACTGCAAACACTCCTCCTTCAAGCTGCGGTGAAAGCGCTCCACCCTGCCCATGCCTTCAGGGCGACCCACCGCACTCAACTGCTGGCCACACCCATGCTGGGTCAGCAGGGCGGTGAAGGGCTGGGACTTGAAAGCGCTTCCCTGATCGCTCTTGACCAGAATGCTTTGGTTTGGTAAACCCAGACCCGACGCATCGCGTAACGCTTTCCTCAGCGCCTGCTGTGCCAATGCTGCGTCCTCCCTCAGGCTAGCCTCCGAAGCCAGACAGATGCGGCTCTGATACTCAATCACGTTGCACAAGCGGTACGGGCCCCAGTGGGTGAAGTCGAGCCCCAGGATCCAACCGACCTGCTCGGGCTGGGGAGGAGGGCTGTAGCGATAGCCCTGACGCCGGGGGCTTCGCTGCAATCGCTGTTGCCGCTTCATCCAGCGGTACACCGTGCTGGGTGAAGCCTGGATGCCCGCCCGAACCAGTAGAGCCCAGACCCGTCGGTAGCCGTAGTGGGGAGGTGGCTCCACGCATCCATCAGCCAGTCCAGCAATCCGCTCCTGAGCTGGAGCAGACCGAGTCTTGCTGCCTCGCTTACGCCGGTAGTAGGTGGCCTTGGATATCCCCGCCAGCTGCAAGAAGCGGTTCACTCCCAGCGCCAGTTCCTTACGCAGGCGTTCCATCTGCTCAAAGCACAAAGACCTTATAATCCCCGGAGTTTTTTTGGATCTCCAGCTTGAGCACTGCTTCGGCCAGGGCTTCCTTGAGCTGGCGGTTCTCTTGCTCCAGGGCAACCTGGGCCTCGGCCTTGCGTGCATTCAGGGCGGCTTTACCCCCTTCCAGGAAGCGTT
This genomic interval carries:
- a CDS encoding ABC transporter substrate-binding protein, whose protein sequence is MQRIVTVLSGLLLGGLALAQAFPISLKHEAGTLELAAPARRVVVLEYSFLDTLLALGVKPVGAAIGTQGGDRGPAPYLKPLLDGVNSIGSRAQPSMEAILLARPDLIIADAFVHKDLIPQFQKIAPTVAFHSRRGSYDDLMQQVLLIGRMLGKEKLARTLFADQASLLAKARSFANPRAGGLVAAVATPTSLTLHSTESFIGSFLERLGRKNLVRPQNGQSQFEVSLEGLVALNPPTLVLFTAKDENPITREWAKNPLWQNIEAVRRGRVWEFDRDLWTRSRGPLALKLIVAECIDSGLLADRALSR
- a CDS encoding iron-siderophore ABC transporter substrate-binding protein, with amino-acid sequence MRRTLLKPILSTQILIASCLAALAFALGQPASAQSCTGRLVKHAMGTSCVPKVPKRVVVLDTGELDSALALGVKPVGAVTPAGQPFQAYLGNLTQGIEVVGTVQQPSLERILALRPDLILTSKLRHGQLYDQLSRIAPTVMAETVGVVWKENLLLAGEALGRSAQAKVLLAQYERRAGQLRNRLGGRGRLPTVSILRFTPGQIRSMNRANYIGTILADVGLPRPAFQSKDTFADYISLERLPDLDADYLFYATYGDPAQTDQAFVLASPLWKGLKAVQNGRAIAVSDDVWFLAIGVLGANRVLDDLEKYLLAGK
- a CDS encoding activator of HSP90 ATPase, with the translated sequence MTDVALVHTEACLTIARSPAEVWAVLSDFHRAPLWIKNTLLKLEGELREGAELYFSFPKHPRFPGRLTRLRPLEEFGISFATRDFVFTLRELSPNQTEVCVSLQTPVYPRFGSEQTERGNLKICQAMLRQLQGVVEGEKHV
- a CDS encoding flavodoxin, which codes for MSEIGVFYGSTYGNTANAAAKIAAHLERLLGQPIPPQDIAQVDLKTLEGYDKLLLGCSTWNIGELQYDWEVLYRQLDTLDLNGKQVALFGCGDQLGYPDSFQDALGILGEKLEERGASLVGLWPVAGYEHTRSLGQRGEFFLGLALDEDNQAHLSEGRIARWVERVLEEFGLLMKVDG
- a CDS encoding ABC transporter substrate-binding protein translates to MNNRIVVTVFSMIVGLGLAQPLTIRHDEGTTVVPKEPQRVVVMDEEALGWLAAIGVADRIVGLGSAYLSPADVEGGRIKPEVLRKGFLARARLNNPTYVGSWLEPSLETVLALKPDLIVRLTWKGNQNYDKLSRIAPTIGYEEGGEGFWQKGLRDLGRIFGRSAEAERVIEQVRATNRANAARLRAAGVFEKYPKVVVVAPFAGGSNWVYTAVRLIPDLRELGFKDGFTPKEVTLGVGAQISDEALVSLDRQTLVVVFPPGGKYNGAEAFYASPVGQKLKEQSILYLPEDYSPYSGPLVSIRNSNELTRMILEKLRRER
- a CDS encoding ferritin, which gives rise to MMISEALAGLLNQQIVQEFRASQVYLGMSVYCTGLNLDGWTGFFERQSQEEREHALKIVRFLSEAGAPVSIEAVPGAATRYGSLLEAVSKSLEYERKVSDSFRIMAKVAQEHHDHTGYGFLQWFLGEQIEEENIFARLEAVLESSLNPFQAETLPPKE
- a CDS encoding sucrase ferredoxin, producing the protein MTEPCDTRFCSLFARSQGEQPIGNAPQTQQFLVVEVPTPWPRNFLEAPTLPQGLGVLLRRAYEVKIDFVLVGVVPDEEYSQPGLTRVMWFRRPAAVFARFERREWQLPTPRVAALCEALLFGGGLDDFELYRSSFSGRDLLVCTHGTVDVCCANFGYPVYRELRERYGGPELRLWHCTHFGGHRFAPTLLDLPTGHYWGFIGSDDLDNLVFRNRPVFAGKLRGWSGLDCFWQMADGYLLEREGWGWLDCPRESCVIRVEGGEGVMGLEWGAYTPIQHPDPPERAWVQHTCHPPDGGKGVYEVLIERAGVLQTVGQSGGEARTVNQYRVREVREASNYSKHSAFALQRSTGDDSL
- a CDS encoding iron ABC transporter permease; the protein is MTHRKFLPSLTLLLLLALALLLIMLISVGVGAIRMNMLEVLQALAGSADATHTRILYELRLPRIGVGALCGAMFAASGAILQGVVRNPLASPDVVGVGAGAGLAAVVTLILFPAAPLWALPAGAFAGAGVSFALVYLLARRAGEVAPVRVALIGIAVAAALTSFQQLILIRAPDDIGRALSFLVGTVYGADWERLLRILPWAALLLPSSWLLWRRFDVLALGDQLARGLGMRLEFARLVALALAVGLAGVAVTGAGVLGFVGLIAPHMARLLAGPSFARLLPASMLLGAMLVVGADALGRGLVPPVEVPAGIVTTLLGAPYFLWLLRRTGGIRR
- a CDS encoding ABC transporter ATP-binding protein, giving the protein MKLQTRSLHLGYENRLVVKGLDLELPSGKITTFIGPNGSGKSTLLRSLARLLKPRQGSVLLDGKAIHRLPTKEVARRLAILVQGPQAPEGLTVEALAWFGRYPHQGFFAQRTEADRAIVERALQQTGMVVFRDRPLETLSGGQRQRAWIAMALAQDTPVVLLDEPTTFLDLSHQLEVIHLLQRLNREQGKTIVMVLHDLNQAARYSHELVVIDGGEVVAQGQPTEVITHDLLRQVFGLEAHITLDPDTLTPHVIPYGLSRRS
- a CDS encoding transposase family protein; its protein translation is MKTTIQIPSPIPYLMEVPDLRAHNTTYDWRLLFMLVLMGLGSGHTNLLAIAQWVQDQRDWLLSLGLGRRASGRALPAQATLYRFVWALEQYAAAATLARLSRGHWAIENRLHHKRDVALGEDACGSGCPAQPAPGLPSSKGRPCVAQPPSLRRQSYAPVSVVIGVRVYMIRA
- a CDS encoding IS3 family transposase; translation: MERLRKELALGVNRFLQLAGISKATYYRRKRGSKTRSAPAQERIAGLADGCVEPPPHYGYRRVWALLVRAGIQASPSTVYRWMKRQQRLQRSPRRQGYRYSPPPQPEQVGWILGLDFTHWGPYRLCNVIEYQSRICLASEASLREDAALAQQALRKALRDASGLGLPNQSILVKSDQGSAFKSQPFTALLTQHGCGQQLSAVGRPEGMGRVERFHRSLKEECLQFEEVESLEELQHLAARYRHFYNTQRPHQALGYKTPMEVIEEAKKVVSFS
- a CDS encoding transposase, which codes for MGKLKPKERSVEEKVAIVLSLLKGESSAAELCRRYGTTENSLNKWRQRFLEGGKAALNARKAEAQVALEQENRQLKEALAEAVLKLEIQKNSGDYKVFVL